The proteins below are encoded in one region of Elusimicrobiota bacterium:
- a CDS encoding class II fructose-bisphosphate aldolase yields MDKYNDVDSLAWDAVFGDDETKKYCRYLIRKKAQEKGIGPSSLYELYKAMGKGEVSGFSVPAMNIRGMAYDMSRAAFRAAKKTKSAAILFEIARSEVGYCDQKPSEFVSAVLAAALKEDYKYPVFIQGDHFQVKEKGYKENPAKELEGINKLVVESVEAGFYSIDLDTSTLVDLSKPTVKEQQKTNYDVAVKLTNLIRSVEPKGVTVMLGGEIGEIGGKNSNEEELRAYISGYYETLGKDKIGISKIAVQTGTTHGGVPLPDGTIAKVKLDFDTLEKLSKIAQKEYGLAGCVQHGASTLPAELFDKFPKTGTAEVHLATEFQNMVFDHPKFPADLKNKMYEWLKVSAASERKEGQSDTQFFYKTRKKAWGQFKKEIWSIDKNIREEIMSELEKKFVFLYEKLNVVKTDKIVKKYVKVVEVDIKKPETSGSAEKFDGAD; encoded by the coding sequence ATGGATAAGTACAATGATGTTGATTCGTTGGCATGGGATGCAGTTTTTGGAGATGATGAGACAAAGAAGTATTGCCGGTATCTTATTAGAAAAAAAGCACAGGAAAAAGGAATAGGACCGTCGTCACTTTACGAGCTTTATAAAGCGATGGGAAAAGGCGAGGTTTCCGGTTTTTCTGTTCCTGCAATGAATATTCGCGGAATGGCTTATGATATGTCCCGTGCAGCATTTCGCGCGGCAAAAAAGACAAAATCAGCTGCAATACTCTTTGAGATTGCGAGAAGCGAAGTCGGATATTGTGACCAGAAGCCGTCTGAGTTTGTTTCAGCTGTACTTGCGGCTGCACTTAAAGAGGATTATAAATATCCTGTTTTCATTCAGGGCGACCATTTTCAGGTTAAAGAAAAGGGGTATAAAGAAAATCCGGCAAAAGAACTTGAAGGAATAAATAAACTGGTTGTTGAATCAGTTGAAGCAGGTTTTTACTCAATTGATCTTGATACCTCAACTCTTGTTGATTTGTCAAAACCTACAGTAAAAGAACAGCAGAAAACAAACTACGATGTTGCAGTGAAACTTACAAATTTAATCCGCTCAGTTGAGCCGAAGGGTGTGACAGTTATGCTTGGCGGTGAAATAGGGGAAATTGGCGGAAAAAATTCAAATGAAGAAGAACTGCGCGCATATATCAGCGGGTATTATGAAACACTTGGCAAAGATAAAATAGGTATTTCAAAAATTGCCGTGCAGACAGGCACTACCCATGGCGGTGTTCCCCTTCCGGACGGTACTATTGCAAAGGTAAAACTTGATTTCGACACGCTTGAGAAACTTTCAAAAATTGCTCAGAAAGAGTACGGGCTTGCGGGTTGTGTCCAGCATGGTGCATCAACTCTTCCGGCGGAGCTTTTTGATAAATTCCCGAAAACCGGAACTGCTGAAGTTCATCTTGCAACAGAGTTCCAGAATATGGTTTTTGACCACCCGAAATTCCCGGCAGATTTGAAAAACAAAATGTATGAGTGGCTTAAAGTCAGCGCAGCTTCGGAAAGAAAAGAGGGGCAATCTGACACGCAATTTTTCTATAAAACCAGAAAGAAAGCATGGGGTCAATTCAAAAAAGAGATATGGTCAATTGATAAAAACATCAGAGAAGAAATTATGTCCGAATTGGAAAAGAAGTTTGTCTTTCTTTATGAAAAACTCAATGTCGTAAAAACTGATAAAATAGTTAAAAAGTATGTCAAAGTTGTTGAGGTAGATATAAAAAAGCCGGAAACATCCGGAAGTGCCGAGAAATTTGATGGTGCTGACTAA
- a CDS encoding acetyl-CoA carboxylase carboxyltransferase subunit alpha — protein sequence MANEISTLDFEKPVIELEDKILELKKMSEEHKQDFSLEIKKLEEKCENLKIEIYSTLTPWQKVLIARHPSRPHTLEFINLIMTDFIELHGDRRFAEDKAIVCGFAKFNGEAVAVVGHQKGRTTEENMMRNFAMANPEGYRKALRIFKLAEKFGRPIITFIDTPGAYPGIGPEERGQSEAIARNLLEMSQIKVPIIVCIVGEGGSGGALAISIGDRLLMLENSIYSVISPEGCSAILFKDGNSKISEVAESLKLTAQDLKKASMIDEIIKEPLGGAHRNVDEIAKALSLSIKKHLTELKKLTIDKLLEERYKKFRNIGEFKEIKRRNPQVKNKADIRK from the coding sequence ATGGCTAATGAAATAAGTACTCTTGATTTTGAAAAACCTGTTATAGAACTTGAAGACAAAATATTAGAATTAAAGAAAATGTCTGAAGAGCACAAGCAGGATTTTTCTTTAGAGATTAAAAAACTTGAAGAAAAATGTGAAAATCTAAAGATTGAAATTTATTCAACGCTTACTCCGTGGCAAAAGGTTTTGATAGCGAGGCATCCCAGCAGACCTCATACGCTTGAGTTTATAAATTTAATAATGACGGATTTTATTGAGCTTCACGGCGATAGAAGGTTTGCCGAGGATAAGGCAATCGTTTGCGGGTTTGCAAAATTTAACGGTGAAGCGGTTGCCGTTGTCGGACATCAGAAAGGCAGGACTACCGAAGAAAATATGATGAGAAATTTTGCAATGGCAAATCCGGAAGGTTACAGAAAGGCACTTCGCATTTTTAAACTTGCTGAAAAATTTGGAAGACCGATTATAACATTTATTGATACTCCCGGTGCATATCCCGGAATAGGTCCGGAAGAGAGAGGGCAGTCGGAAGCGATTGCCAGGAATCTCCTGGAGATGTCTCAGATAAAAGTTCCAATTATTGTTTGTATAGTTGGGGAAGGCGGTAGCGGTGGGGCACTTGCGATTTCCATAGGCGACCGTTTGTTGATGCTTGAGAATTCTATTTATTCTGTTATTTCGCCTGAAGGGTGCTCAGCGATTTTATTTAAAGACGGTAACTCTAAAATTTCTGAAGTAGCAGAATCATTGAAACTTACCGCGCAAGATTTGAAAAAAGCTTCAATGATTGATGAAATTATAAAAGAACCGTTAGGTGGCGCTCATAGGAATGTGGATGAAATAGCAAAAGCACTGAGTTTAAGTATAAAAAAGCATCTGACAGAACTTAAAAAATTAACTATAGACAAGCTTTTAGAAGAAAGATATAAAAAATTCAGGAACATAGGTGAATTTAAAGAAATAAAACGCAGAAATCCACAGGTGAAAAATAAAGCAGATATCCGCAAATAA
- a CDS encoding HEAT repeat domain-containing protein — protein MSKKLVGFIIFTVFVSKLFAVAPQTTTSQTTTQPVTTQPAATPSVTTPPATTPSVTAQPAATPSVTTPPTATPSVTTQPATTPKVSTPQTTPLQSTSPQVIKTQPTQSTATPQKSGTVTKTGSTMVVSQPVAKPVDYYQMLKSTESSKRRTAVDNIGRLRDSKDVPVLIGALNDSDSGVKLAACEALGLMREQSATDKIIALLNDKEPQVRQSACIALGYIGDPKAQLPLVERVKNDPDSSVRTQAILILGNMRSQSAVDIFIPLLKDKNLDVQLLSAQALGKIGDAKSAPMIKETLNISLGAIKNETDSYRQVQYKRLILELIKASGELKDKSSEPDLEALLKNDDKSIKIAGASALGKIGNKSGLQVAKDLVNDKDETIKTQSIEALGNIGDVSAIPVLEKIYNTDLNNNIKEAAKVSLYKLGWQPPKAKPAVKPAVKKEIKK, from the coding sequence ATGTCTAAGAAGTTAGTTGGTTTTATTATTTTTACCGTTTTTGTTTCAAAGTTATTTGCCGTAGCACCGCAGACAACAACATCACAAACTACAACACAACCGGTCACAACACAACCGGCAGCAACACCATCAGTTACAACACCACCGGCTACGACACCATCAGTTACAGCGCAACCGGCCGCAACACCATCGGTTACAACACCACCTACTGCAACACCATCAGTTACAACGCAACCGGCTACAACACCAAAGGTTTCAACACCACAAACTACACCTTTACAATCTACGTCACCACAAGTTATAAAAACTCAGCCTACACAATCGACTGCAACACCACAAAAATCAGGTACGGTAACCAAGACTGGTTCTACAATGGTAGTTTCGCAACCTGTTGCAAAACCTGTTGATTATTACCAAATGTTAAAATCAACAGAGTCCTCAAAAAGACGTACAGCTGTTGATAATATAGGAAGGTTAAGAGATTCGAAGGACGTCCCCGTTTTAATTGGAGCGCTTAATGATTCTGACTCGGGTGTGAAGCTTGCTGCTTGTGAGGCACTTGGTCTTATGAGGGAACAGTCAGCAACGGATAAGATTATTGCATTATTAAATGATAAAGAACCGCAGGTAAGGCAAAGTGCATGTATTGCGCTTGGTTATATCGGAGATCCAAAAGCACAATTACCTCTCGTAGAAAGAGTGAAAAATGACCCGGATAGCTCTGTGAGAACACAAGCGATTTTAATCTTGGGGAATATGCGTTCACAATCAGCGGTTGATATATTTATCCCGTTACTAAAAGATAAAAATTTGGATGTACAGCTTTTGTCAGCACAGGCGTTAGGTAAGATTGGTGATGCAAAATCAGCACCTATGATAAAAGAGACATTAAATATATCGCTTGGAGCAATAAAAAATGAAACAGATTCTTACCGGCAAGTTCAATATAAAAGGTTGATTTTAGAATTAATTAAAGCATCGGGTGAATTAAAAGATAAATCATCTGAACCGGATTTAGAAGCACTTTTGAAAAATGATGACAAATCGATAAAGATTGCCGGCGCTTCTGCACTTGGAAAAATCGGAAATAAGTCAGGGCTTCAGGTTGCAAAGGATCTCGTAAATGATAAAGATGAAACTATAAAGACCCAGTCGATTGAAGCTCTTGGAAATATTGGAGATGTTTCTGCAATACCCGTTCTTGAAAAAATATATAATACTGATTTGAATAACAATATAAAAGAAGCAGCAAAAGTATCACTATATAAGCTTGGTTGGCAGCCGCCAAAAGCCAAGCCGGCAGTGAAACCAGCAGTGAAGAAGGAGATTAAGAAATGA